The sequence below is a genomic window from Methanocalculus natronophilus.
TTGCATTCCTTGCAAGCTGGGGGATGATCGGATCGAAGCGCTCCTGGCCGGGCGTCCCATAGATATTGATATCAAAGCCTCTCGTTGCCATATGGCCGATATCAAGGGCAACGGTTGTCGGGGTTCCAAGGAGACCAAGCCTGTCAACAGATATCCCCGACTCCGAGATATTCTTGACAAATGTCGTTTTTCCCGCATTGGATGGCCCGGTGATGACAATCTTTGGGATGTAGGGGACAATGTGGCCGTCGCTGACAATATAGGGGAGGGAGCGTGCGGGAAGGGAGAGCCATGAGATGGTGTGGATGGTGAAGAAGTTGAAGTAGGATATGACACCGGATCCCGACTGCAGGGAGATGATGAGATCAAAGGGCGTCTCACGAAGGAGCGGGTCAAGGGCTTCGCTCCCAAACATATTGAAGTATTCAAATGCGACCGTGATGGGCCGGTCTCCCCTGAGATCCTCAAAGAGGGAGACTGCACCGGCGAATTCAAAATCATCCGAGAGGATATCAAGGTAGACGAAGATGATATCTACCTCTTCATTGGTGATGATCGCCTCAATTTTCTCTTTCCAGGCGTTCCGTCGCCTCTCTGAATCCGGGTTGTCTTCCCTGATAGCCTCGGCATCCGTACTATCAAGGTAGTGGATCTGGTCACGGTAACAGTCCAGATGATAGTGGCTCTGGGAGGCGACATCCGCAAGATATGCATCTTTTGTGGCAAACGGGGCAATAACAAGTGCTCGTTTTCCGGAGATCACCGCGGTGTGGAGCATTGTAATCATGAAGTGCTGCCCATCAGCTTCCGGTTCAATCGCAAAAAGAATCCTGCTGCCGTCAGGCACCCCTCCTGCCAGCAGGCCATCAAGCGCATCTATACCACTATATATCATCCTTCTACCACCATTTTTCCATTCGTATCAAATGAATACGGCAGCCACGGCGTCATCCGCCCCCCAAGACCAACAACGCGCAGCTCAAATTGCTCGCTCCCTTCTCTCACCTCAACCACACCATTCATCAGCTGTTTAATCACCGAGATCGTCTTTGCGTCAAATGACTCGTTGTTTAAGAGATAGAAACCTATCCACTCGTTTTTCTTGACTTTAGACGTTATAACATGGAGAAACTGGTACATCACCTCAAGTTTCCGATACATCAGGAACGTCGAGAGGGAGTTGACGCAGAAACGGATCGGGGGAGGATAAATACCAGGGTCCGGGTTTTTCAGGCTCTCATCCACAATTCCGGAGAAGAGTTTGCTCATCTTGATGCTGATGCCGGTTAAGTCAACAGGGCTCGATATGAACTTCATCCGATCGGTATCCGGAACATTGGGGAGATCGCTCTTTGTGATTGCATCAATAATAGCAATTGAGCGCCTCTCGGTTCCATTCAGTTTAAAGAAGTTTGAGACCTCGGCTGCCCGCTCGTCAGTTGAGAGGAGAACACAGTATTCGCCATGTGCAGGAAAGGAGAGATTGTATGCAATCCGCTCTGCACCTGAGAGAGGGGGTGCCAGGATCAGGACATTCGCACCCGACCTGAGACCGCCAAGCTGATCGTCGAGTGCAGGGATACCAAACTGGTAGCTGTACATCTGTTGGAGAAGTGATATGTCATGTTTGTTTTTAAATACCCTTGCTATCATCCCATGCCGGGTATGGGAAGAGCCGGCCATTGTGGTGGCAGCAGCAGGCACCAGGTCGGATCTAGCAGCAGGTACTGGCATCCCGGCAGAGTACATATGAGTGCATCTATTAAGGGCAACAGACCAATACCGGGTGATGGGAACCGGTGTAAATGCCGAGGTTGCAGGAGTGCTTGAGAGAATTGCGGATCTCCTCCAGGTTATTGATGACAACCCATTCAAGGTCAGGGCATACCAGCGCGCAGCAGAATCCGTCAGGCGGTGTCTCCATCCTGTCTCTGCGATGAGCAGGGATGAACTCCTTGCAGTTGAGGGAATAGGCAAAGCCACCTCAGATGCCATACTCCAGATACAGGAGACGGGGACATCGTCTGAACTTGAATCACTGATGGAGCAGGTGCCTCCTGAACTGCCAGAACTTCTGGAGCTGAACGGAGTTGGGCCAAAGACTGTCCGGAAGCTCTGGACACATCTCAATATAATCTCCCTTGCCGATCTGGAGGCTGCCGCACGTGGGCGCAGGATCAGGTCGCTTCGGGGATTTGGAGAGAAGAAAGAAACAGAGATACTGAAAAGTATTGCCATATACCAGAACCGGTCCGGAAGAATGCTCATCTCTGAGGCTCTGGAGATAGCAGGGGCAATCACTGCATTATTGCCTCCCGGCACGTCTACCTATGCCGGAAGCCTCAGGCGCAAAAGGAGCACAATCGGTGATATTGATATTGTGACAACCGAATCTGCCAAAGCAGTGAACCCGCGTCTTCGCGAGGCTGCCTCTGAGGTAATTGATGAGGGGATGAAGAAGACATCAGTCTTCTTTCGTGGCAAGCGAGTTGACGTCCGGTTTGCCAGTCCAGATGAGTATGGTGCGACACTCCTCTATCTCACCGGGTCAAAGGAGTTTAATATCAGGCTTCGGGAACGGGCAAACCGGTTTGGCCTGCAGCTGAACGAATATGGTCTTCTGGATAAAAAGTCCGGGGAGGTGCACCGGTGTGCAACAGAGGAGGAAGTCTTCAGGCGCCTTGGGCTTGCATTTATTCCTCCGGAACTACGAGAGGATCGCGGCGAGGTTGCGGCAGCAGAGGCAGGAACGCTCCCGGTTCTTGTTGAGGAGGCGGATATCAAAGGAGATCTGCATGCGCACACACGGGGATCGGACGGTTCGATGACGGTGGCTGAACTGGCTTCGTATGGAGATGGAATCGGGTATGAGTACATACTCTGTTCAGATCATTCAGCCAGCCTCGGGGTGGCCCGCGGCCTCTCCGCAGAAGGGTTGAAGCAGCAGGCACATGAGATTGAGATGGCAAACAGGGAGCATACCTGCCAGATACTCGCCGGGATAGAAGTGGATATCCTGACTGATGGCACGCTTGGGCTCCCGGATCCGGTGCTGGCTGATCTGGACTGTGTTATTGCATCTGTCCATTCCTCTCTCCACCAGGAGGAAGATGTCATCACCAGGCGGATGATGCTGGCGTTGGAGAATGAGCATGTCGATATCCTCGGCCATCCGACAGGCCGGCTGCTTGGGAGGAGGGAGAGTGCTGCTGTCGATATTTTAAGGATACTTGAGGCGGCAGCAGGGACCGGAACCGCAGTTGAGCTGAATGCCTCGCCCCACAGGCTGGATCTTGATGATATTTATCTGAAGAGGGCACACGAATTAGGAGTGAAAATTGCAATTGGAACAGATGCCCACGGGCCCGATGATCTTGCCTCCATGAGGTACGGGGTGATGACAGCCCGGCGTGGCTGGTGCAGATCCCGCGACATCCTCAATACCCTGCATAGAACAGAACTGATGGATTTTTTCCGATGATACACAGGATCTATGAATACCTGCTTATGCGGGAGATCAATAAGCCTCCACGCGAGATCTGTTTCATGCTGACAGTTGAGGATCTCCGCTCTGCCCCTCACCGGATCTCTGAAGTGGTTGCATGGGCAGACGATGTTGCCGGTATTGAGGTTCTGACGTTTTATATCGATTCTGACGAGAGCCGCTGCGTCGCCCCCTATATTGACAGGCTGAAGGAGATCGGAGCTATTGCCCATCTCCACCTCCATATCGGGGATGAATACCAGGAATTTGGGAGCGGGATGACGGTGATGGTTGTGGCAGGAAAGAGCGGCCGTGAAGAGATCACAGAGAGCATCAGGCGGATTGCCGCAGAAGGGGTTGATCCGTGCGATGTCACCGAGGAGATGATCGAGTCGCACCTCACGTTCCGATCCGCACCTGATCTGATTATTAAAACCGGTGGGAGCCATCTGACCGACTTTCTCATCTGGCAGTCGGTCTACTCCGAACTCTTCTTCCTGGATGTCAACTGGGAGTTTTTCCGGAAGACAGATTTTTTACGTGCCCTGAGAGATTTTCAGTCACGGGCACGACGGTTTGGGGCCTGAGCTTCTTCTCTGGTCATAGACCCGGATCGCCCGCAGAAGATCGATTTTTCGAAACTGCGGCCAGTAGGGTGCACAGAAGTAGACTGATGACTCGTTCCCGTTTGCAAGCCAGGGAAGGAAGTTTGATGTCCGGTATTCGTTGCCGGTCCTGATGATCAGATCTACCGGGGGAAGGCCGAGTCCGCCGTAGAGGTTTGCCTCAACCATCGCCGGGGTTATTTCATCTGGCCTGAGGGTGCCGCTTTGTACGTTCTGGATGAGGCGGCGGGCGGCATGGACGATCTCGTTTCTGCCACCATAGGCGATGGCGACGTTGAGATAGTGGTTGCTGTAGTCCTGTGTCGCGTCTTCTGCCTCTTCGACACACGTCAGGACATCATCTGGGAGGAGGTTCTTGTCGCCGACCATCCTGACCCGGATCCTGTTTTTATGGACACGCTCGTCTGTTAAGACTTTTAAGAACCGGTCTTTGAAGAGTTCGAAGAGTTCGGCAAGCTCTTCGTCGCTTCGCCGGAAGTTCTCAGTCGAAAAAGCATAGAGGGTGATATGCTTTATCCCGAATTCGCGTGCCCATTCAAGCATCATCTCGGTGGTGTCTGCTCCCCGCCGGTGGCCAAACCCGCTCTTCTCTCCTGTCTCTTTTGCAAACCGGCGGTTGCCGTCCTGGATGACGGCGATATGGGTTGGGATATGGGTGATGGTGGATCGCAGGATCCGGAAGTAGAGTGGTTCGAGGAGGGATCTGATCGTCATAGCGTCTCTACCTCAACGATCATGCCGTTGTTTGGGTACCGCTCGATGATCTCAAGGAGAAGATCGGGCTCGTCTTTCAGGTCATCAAGGAGCCACCACTCGCACTCGACACTGCCATCCGGCTGGATTTCAAAGCTTCCTTCCTCGAATGTGCCGAGGAGACGGCTGAGATCGGCATCTGATCTGATCCTCCCATAGACGATTGTTCCGTCGTCTGTTATCTCATCGAAGTTCCGGGCGGTCATGGTGGCGATCCGAATAAGCCGTTCTCTCAGCTGGACGGCATCCTTGAAACCGGAAGAGCAGAAATGCACCTTCGGATCATCGGTGATCTCAGCAGCCCAGTCTTTTGCCCCGATGATTGCGTTATAGAGGCCTTCTGCTGGTTCCATGCCGCGTCTCCGCATCTCGTCTGCGCAGGTCTCGCCCCACTCGAGTTCATTGATATTGAAGAAGTCAAGGAGCGGCAGCATGGGCCTGAGCTTTCCGATGCCGGGGAGGGAGGGCACCTCGATCCCGATGGCAAAACCCATCTCTTTTGCCTGCCGTGCGGCTAGTGGGTATGCTGTCTCCATGATACAATCCCAGACTTCATAGGGGGGGTGCATCCGGATCTCGTCGACGAGCCCCTGAAGTGCTGCCAAATCTGCCTCTGTCGGGGCCCGGGCAGTGTAGAGGTGGATCTGGTGTTTCTGCCCGAAGTGATCTTTTAGAAGTGTGCAGTAGTGGGCGACCCGGTCGATGAAGAGGAGGGGTTCGCCGCCGGTGATGCCGGTGCCGAGCGCATCCATCGCCTCTGCCTCTGCGAGAAGGTCGGCATCCGAGTGTACCGGCTTGTCGTTTGCGAAGACGACATCGAGGTCTTTTCTCTCGACTGAGAGCGGGCAGTACCAGCAGGTGCGGTCGCAGAGTCCGGTGACGAAGAGGACGAGCTTTGCGCCCTGGTGGCAGAGGATGCAGCCGTCGCTGAGGTTATCCGGCAGGAGGGTCTCGGCCCGCTCCATGAGGCCGGATACCAGTTCATCATAATCCAATGGATCGCCTCGCGGGAGTGATGGTGAGGAGGGGTGCTTTCGGTTTGGTTGAGAGTATCATGGGATCTGTTCATCTCTATTGGTCATGGGAAACTAAAACAGTATGCGGAAGGGGTAAAGCGGATGGGTTGGCCGGAAGGGGTAAAGCAGGTGTCCTGAGGAGTACCTTTTTCATTATGATGATGCTATGTATCATCATGCCGAGGCGATTGAGCCGGTCCCGGACTGCCCGCCTGGATACCGGGCGATCTCTTACTTCACGATCTCATACGAAGAGAGCTGATCGTCTGCGATCAGATGATGGCCTCTCTGAGGTGATCGGGTTCATCCTCATCATCGCCATCATCATGATATTCCTCTCCCTCTGGATGGTGTATGTGGTTCCTGCCGAGGGGCGGCAGCAGGAGATCGAGCATATGAACTATGTCCGGAACTGGTTCACGCAGTATAAGATCACAGCGGATTCGCTGTGGGTGAATCATGATGACGATACAAAAGAGCTGACCGGTATGACCTTCTCAAATTCCATTGTTCTTGGGTCCCAGGGAGCAGCCACACAGGCAGGAGGGTTGTTTTTACCGGTGATGAGTCCTGTTGGCTCAACCGGGGCAATTGAAGTTGTGAGTGTTGCTGCTGAAGGCGGAGGAGTTGAACGGATTCGGATCAGTAATGGTGTTGATAGTATTGAAGAGTCGTTAGTAAGGCTTGAATTTATATCAAACAACAACTACTGGGTGCAGCAATCCTATTACTACCAGATGGGAGGGGTTTTTCTCAGGCAGCAAACCGGTACTGTTGCACGGATCGCACCGCTCATCAGCTTTTATGATATCGGACAGGACAGGATCAGGGCAGATATTGTCTTTTTGAAGATAGATGCAGGTGGGCAGAGTGGCATTAGCGGCCAGGGGCCTGTCAGGGTGGATACAACCTTGCGAAATGTAATTGATGAAGAAATACTTCCATCTCCACCGGGAGCAGAACCAGTCATTGAGTTGATCCTCAGTGACAACAACGCAGCCAAAGGTTGGAGAAATATTCTGAAAGAACGGGGAGCCCCGGATCCGGTTCTGGCAAACAATGTAATAACCATCGACCTTGATGAAGATGACGAGATCCAGTTCAGGTATGCAAATTTCAGTATATCCAAGCAGTCTGTGGCAACACTTGTTGACTAAAGAGAGGTAAGGCGGATGTCCTCAGGCACTATCAGACAACAGACCCCGATCAGAAGTTGCGGAGAAAGGAGTTCAGATAAACAACTCCATCATAGTTGTGCAGTTTCTGAGATGGTCGGTACCCTGATTCTGTCTGTATTGGTTATTTTGGTCATCTCAATTGTTGGTGTAAGTTTCCTCTCCCAGGAACCGTCACCTGAGGTTCCCGCACTCCGCATTGATCTTGCTGAGAAACAGGAGGCAATTACCCTTATCCACCGTGGAGGTGACACACTTTACCGAGATACAACCCGGATCACAGTCGATGGCGAGGACAAAACTGGTGATTTCGAGACACTGGATGGCCTGGACTGGGAGACATTTGCTGTTGGAGACTGGCTGACTATACCGGGATCAAATGCTACGGGAGCGAGCATCCAGATTATTCATACAGCACCAGCCATTCCAACACTTTTGTTTTCAATAAAAGGGGTACGGCCCCCGCTGCCGGATCCGCCTGTTGCTGATTTTATTGGCACTCCCACCACCGGGCTTCCAAACCTGACCGTTCAGTTTACCGATCTCTCGACAGGTAATCCAACCTCGTGGACATGGAATTTTGGAGATGGCAGTTCATCAACCCAGAAGAATCCTGTACATACCTATACAGCTCCAGGAAACTACACAGTAACCCTGGTTGCAGGAAATGCAGGGGGTACCCAAACAATTACCAGGCCTGGATATATCCATGTTCAGACTCCTGCTGAATATATTGCAGAAGAGAGCGTCTTTGTTTATGGAACAAAACTATTCTTTGAGGGAAACAGCGTTACCGGTATCAATTCGACGATCATCATCACCGGAGATCTTGATACAGCAGATGTGAATCTTGGAGCAGGGCTCTTTGTTTCAAAGATTTTTATCAATGGCAGTACGATCATGAATACCGGCAGTGCCAGCCTTGGGAACCCGGATTTCCCTGATATAATCGTGATAAACGGTGATCTGGAACTCTGGGATGGAACGAGAGATATTTATGGAGATGTCTATGTCAATGGGCACTTCCGGTTAAAAGATGCAAGAATTCACCATACTGTGTACGTGAATGGGGATCTTGAACTTGGATGGACACCCTGGCTTGCAGATGATGCACGTATATATTATACCGGTAGTTTCACACATCCGCCGACTATGCCTCAGCATATCCTCGATAAATGTATTCACCAGGCAACTGTTCCAACAGAGAGCATACCGAACCTTGAGATGCCTGCATTAAAAGAAGAATCCTGGTATCATGCAAATGGATATGTATCAGAAGGAGCTCTAACTGATGATTTAAAGATATATGCTCCAAACTATGTTGGAACCTTCAGCTGGGATCCTGATCCACCTCCATATGAAAATGTCATCATCATAGCACATTCAGGCGATATAACCATCCCATCATTGGGAGCTGAGAAGATCACAGGAGTTCTCTTTGCACCTTTTGGCAGGGTAGCTGTTCAGGGGGCACGATTTGAAGGGGTTGTGCTCGCCCGTGACGGGTTTTTTATGACCCAGGGTGGTTCAGATGTCGTATTTACAAATCTTATGGATTTCTTCGACGATGAGGAGGACTGGCCATTTGTGTAGAGATGGAAGTGGCTGCCATGAACAGATATTTAACCTCAAGGATCCAGATGGAAGAGCATCGGCACATCACATAACAAACAGAAAGTATTGGTAAACAAAATACATCCACAGCTTGGAGACAAATGCCCGGTACTGACGCGGTCTCGGAAGTGATCGGTTCGATCATGCTCATCTCGCTTGTCGTACTGGCAGTTGCAATTGTCGGGGTCGGAATTCTCTCCCAGCCCCCACCCGTGCAGACGCAGTACCTGGATGCTATTCCGGGATTGAGTGAGACAAAAGGTCTCTTTCTCTACCATAGCGGAGGGGATGCATTATTCCCTGGAGATTTTTTTGTGCGGGTTGATGGAGTTGATTATTTTCAGGATAAGCTGTCCATATATGAAGAGAGCTGGCCCTGGGAAATTGGGAAGCTGCTCAATGTAGATGGCAGCCAGATATCTGAGTACAGCCAGATTCAGATCATATCCACAACCGGAGGTCAACGGGCGATTCTTGTTGATATTGGTGATGCAGACATTCCGCCAATAACACCGACACCGCCGACTCCAACGCCCACACCAACTCCAACACCAACTCCGACGCCAACTCCGACACCTGCACCACCAGTTGCAGATTTCTCCGGCTCACCAACATCCGGCACTCGGCCGCTTGAAGTAACCTTTACTGATCTCTCAACCGGCATCCCAACCTCGTGGCTTTGGGACTTTGGGGACGGAAATACATCGACAGCCCAGAATCCGACCCATATACGTNNNNNNNNNNNNNNNNNNNNNNNNNNNNNNNNNNNNNNNNNNNNNNNNNNNNNNNNNNNNNNNNNNNNNNNNNNNNNNNNNNNNNNNNNNNNNNNCATACGTTGCAGCTGGTACATACACTGTCAGCCTGACGGTAACAAATCCAGATGGGTCTGATACCGAGACGAAAGTGGATTATATCATCGTGAGTGAACCGGGAGCACCACCAGTTGCAGATTTCGCCGGCTCACCAACATCCGGCACACGGCCGCTTGAAGTAACCTTTACTGATCTCTCAACCGGCGTGATAGACTCATGGAGCTGGGACTTTGGGGACGGAAATACATCGACAGCCCAGAATCCGACCCATACATACGTTGCAGCTGGTACATACACTGTCAGCCTGACGGTAACAAATCCAGATGGATCTGATACAGAGACGAAAGTGGATTATATCACCGTGAGTGAACTACCAGAAGTTGGAAGTATTGAGTATCAAAGCCACACGACCAACTCAATTACATTCCTTGTAAGAGATGTAAATGGCAACCCGTATGACGGAACAGTTCCGGGAGCAATCTCGCTTCGTGAGCGTCCAGGGAGTGCGCTTATCGATCAGGCAGTTGTCACCCAGGCAGATGTGGTATGGAATCCAAATATCAATAGTGATGGTATCGCAACCATAACATACAACAACCTTATTGTTCAAGGAACAGGAACCATAGATGTTGAACCAATCATTATTGAGTCAACTGATGAAATGATGGAAATCATATTAAAAATTGGACTGCAG
It includes:
- a CDS encoding GTP-binding protein, producing MIYSGIDALDGLLAGGVPDGSRILFAIEPEADGQHFMITMLHTAVISGKRALVIAPFATKDAYLADVASQSHYHLDCYRDQIHYLDSTDAEAIREDNPDSERRRNAWKEKIEAIITNEEVDIIFVYLDILSDDFEFAGAVSLFEDLRGDRPITVAFEYFNMFGSEALDPLLRETPFDLIISLQSGSGVISYFNFFTIHTISWLSLPARSLPYIVSDGHIVPYIPKIVITGPSNAGKTTFVKNISESGISVDRLGLLGTPTTVALDIGHMATRGFDINIYGTPGQERFDPIIPQLARNAMGVILMVDVTQPELMPRAKDLKQIVEGNSVVPVIVVANKADLDYSVTEEVIRSELEIRPDTPVYFISAYDRRQCRNVIDSMVDQITTFPY
- a CDS encoding RAD55 family ATPase; translation: MYSAGMPVPAARSDLVPAAATTMAGSSHTRHGMIARVFKNKHDISLLQQMYSYQFGIPALDDQLGGLRSGANVLILAPPLSGAERIAYNLSFPAHGEYCVLLSTDERAAEVSNFFKLNGTERRSIAIIDAITKSDLPNVPDTDRMKFISSPVDLTGISIKMSKLFSGIVDESLKNPDPGIYPPPIRFCVNSLSTFLMYRKLEVMYQFLHVITSKVKKNEWIGFYLLNNESFDAKTISVIKQLMNGVVEVREGSEQFELRVVGLGGRMTPWLPYSFDTNGKMVVEG
- the polX gene encoding DNA polymerase/3'-5' exonuclease PolX, whose amino-acid sequence is MGTGVNAEVAGVLERIADLLQVIDDNPFKVRAYQRAAESVRRCLHPVSAMSRDELLAVEGIGKATSDAILQIQETGTSSELESLMEQVPPELPELLELNGVGPKTVRKLWTHLNIISLADLEAAARGRRIRSLRGFGEKKETEILKSIAIYQNRSGRMLISEALEIAGAITALLPPGTSTYAGSLRRKRSTIGDIDIVTTESAKAVNPRLREAASEVIDEGMKKTSVFFRGKRVDVRFASPDEYGATLLYLTGSKEFNIRLRERANRFGLQLNEYGLLDKKSGEVHRCATEEEVFRRLGLAFIPPELREDRGEVAAAEAGTLPVLVEEADIKGDLHAHTRGSDGSMTVAELASYGDGIGYEYILCSDHSASLGVARGLSAEGLKQQAHEIEMANREHTCQILAGIEVDILTDGTLGLPDPVLADLDCVIASVHSSLHQEEDVITRRMMLALENEHVDILGHPTGRLLGRRESAAVDILRILEAAAGTGTAVELNASPHRLDLDDIYLKRAHELGVKIAIGTDAHGPDDLASMRYGVMTARRGWCRSRDILNTLHRTELMDFFR
- a CDS encoding undecaprenyl diphosphate synthase family protein, giving the protein MIHRIYEYLLMREINKPPREICFMLTVEDLRSAPHRISEVVAWADDVAGIEVLTFYIDSDESRCVAPYIDRLKEIGAIAHLHLHIGDEYQEFGSGMTVMVVAGKSGREEITESIRRIAAEGVDPCDVTEEMIESHLTFRSAPDLIIKTGGSHLTDFLIWQSVYSELFFLDVNWEFFRKTDFLRALRDFQSRARRFGA
- the uppS gene encoding polyprenyl diphosphate synthase, encoding MTIRSLLEPLYFRILRSTITHIPTHIAVIQDGNRRFAKETGEKSGFGHRRGADTTEMMLEWAREFGIKHITLYAFSTENFRRSDEELAELFELFKDRFLKVLTDERVHKNRIRVRMVGDKNLLPDDVLTCVEEAEDATQDYSNHYLNVAIAYGGRNEIVHAARRLIQNVQSGTLRPDEITPAMVEANLYGGLGLPPVDLIIRTGNEYRTSNFLPWLANGNESSVYFCAPYWPQFRKIDLLRAIRVYDQRRSSGPKPSCP
- a CDS encoding radical SAM protein; amino-acid sequence: MDYDELVSGLMERAETLLPDNLSDGCILCHQGAKLVLFVTGLCDRTCWYCPLSVERKDLDVVFANDKPVHSDADLLAEAEAMDALGTGITGGEPLLFIDRVAHYCTLLKDHFGQKHQIHLYTARAPTEADLAALQGLVDEIRMHPPYEVWDCIMETAYPLAARQAKEMGFAIGIEVPSLPGIGKLRPMLPLLDFFNINELEWGETCADEMRRRGMEPAEGLYNAIIGAKDWAAEITDDPKVHFCSSGFKDAVQLRERLIRIATMTARNFDEITDDGTIVYGRIRSDADLSRLLGTFEEGSFEIQPDGSVECEWWLLDDLKDEPDLLLEIIERYPNNGMIVEVETL
- a CDS encoding PKD domain-containing protein, with product MVGTLILSVLVILVISIVGVSFLSQEPSPEVPALRIDLAEKQEAITLIHRGGDTLYRDTTRITVDGEDKTGDFETLDGLDWETFAVGDWLTIPGSNATGASIQIIHTAPAIPTLLFSIKGVRPPLPDPPVADFIGTPTTGLPNLTVQFTDLSTGNPTSWTWNFGDGSSSTQKNPVHTYTAPGNYTVTLVAGNAGGTQTITRPGYIHVQTPAEYIAEESVFVYGTKLFFEGNSVTGINSTIIITGDLDTADVNLGAGLFVSKIFINGSTIMNTGSASLGNPDFPDIIVINGDLELWDGTRDIYGDVYVNGHFRLKDARIHHTVYVNGDLELGWTPWLADDARIYYTGSFTHPPTMPQHILDKCIHQATVPTESIPNLEMPALKEESWYHANGYVSEGALTDDLKIYAPNYVGTFSWDPDPPPYENVIIIAHSGDITIPSLGAEKITGVLFAPFGRVAVQGARFEGVVLARDGFFMTQGGSDVVFTNLMDFFDDEEDWPFV
- a CDS encoding type IV pilin, producing the protein MPGTDAVSEVIGSIMLISLVVLAVAIVGVGILSQPPPVQTQYLDAIPGLSETKGLFLYHSGGDALFPGDFFVRVDGVDYFQDKLSIYEESWPWEIGKLLNVDGSQISEYSQIQIISTTGGQRAILVDIGDADIPPITPTPPTPTPTPTPTPTPTPTPTPAPPVADFSGSPTSGTRPLEVTFTDLSTGIPTSWLWDFGDGNTSTAQNPTHIR
- a CDS encoding PKD domain-containing protein; translation: YVAAGTYTVSLTVTNPDGSDTETKVDYIIVSEPGAPPVADFAGSPTSGTRPLEVTFTDLSTGVIDSWSWDFGDGNTSTAQNPTHTYVAAGTYTVSLTVTNPDGSDTETKVDYITVSELPEVGSIEYQSHTTNSITFLVRDVNGNPYDGTVPGAISLRERPGSALIDQAVVTQADVVWNPNINSDGIATITYNNLIVQGTGTIDVEPIIIESTDEMMEIILKIGLQRTQNWIQDVDVI